In Musa acuminata AAA Group cultivar baxijiao chromosome BXJ2-3, Cavendish_Baxijiao_AAA, whole genome shotgun sequence, the following proteins share a genomic window:
- the LOC103977348 gene encoding probable beta-D-xylosidase 7, which produces METWRELHGLIFSSALLLLLLAQPLLVFSATPPFACDPANPSTRNYGFCQTTLPIDKRAADLISRLTLEEKIQQLGHIAPAIPRLGLPNYKWWSEALHGVSNWGRGIRFNGTITAATSFPQVIVSAASFNPDLWYRIGQAIGVEARAIYNVGQAEGLTFWSPNVNIFRDPRWGRGQETPGEDPVTASKYAVAFVRGLQGDSPTGERKSEQLMTSACCKHYTAYDLDNWKRHSRYTYNAVVTAQDMEDTYQPPFKSCVQEGRVTCVMCSYNRVNGVPTCADFNLLTLQARNSWGLDGYIASDCGAVDLISGAIHYAKSPEEAVADVLKSGMDLDCSDFVQKHAGSAVQQGILSQGDVDRALFNILSLRIRLGHFNGNPLQLPAGNIPPSQVCSKEHHDLALEAAKAGIVLLKNAANLLPLARSKVTSLGVIGPSANNGYLLVGNYNGPPCTGSTPLGELRNYVNDTRFVQGCNKVACDTATINEVILLARSVDQVVLFMGLDQDHEREGLDRIDLVLPGLQRSVITKAAKYAKRPVILVLLTGGPVDITFAKNDPRIGAILWAGYPGEAGALAIAQVLFGEHNPGGKLPVTWYPQEFTSVPMTDMRMRADPATGYPGRSYRFYTGKPVYEFGYGISFTSYSYEFEAEAVTSIYLNSSLTPRTTANSHILSYDIASLGSDTCGNLKFSATVGVKNQGSMAGEHPVLLFSRWSSSEHGRPIKQLVGFQSVHLEAGESTKVVFPLSPCEHLSRATDDGTRVLDKGSHYLVVGQKEHEIRIIS; this is translated from the exons ATGGAAACTTGGAGAGAACTCCATGGTCTCATCTTTTCCAGCGCGCTACTGCTTCTGCTGCTCGCACAGCCGCTCTTGGTCTTTTCAGCCACTCCTCCCTTTGCATGCGATCCTGCAAACCCATCGACGCGAAACTACGGATTCTGTCAGACGACGCTGCCCATCGACAAGAGGGCGGCTGATCTCATTTCACGCTTGACCTTGGAGGAGAAGATACAACAACTGGGTCATATAGCTCCGGCAATCCCCCGTCTCGGCTTGCCGAACTACAAATGGTGGTCGGAGGCATTGCACGGTGTGTCCAACTGGGGACGTGGTATTCGATTCAACGGCACCATTACGGCTGCTACCAGCTTCCCCCAAGTTATAGTTAGCGCAGCATCCTTCAACCCCGACCTGTGGTATCGTATCGGACAG GCTATCGGGGTGGAGGCTCGAGCGATCTACAACGTGGGACAGGCGGAAGGATTAACGTTTTGGTCACCAAACGTGAATATATTCAGAGATCCTAGGTGGGGCAGAGGCCAGGAGACTCCCGGTGAGGATCCCGTGACGGCAAGCAAGTACGCCGTCGCCTTTGTGAGAGGACTACAGGGCGATTCCCCCACAGGGGAGAGGAAGTCTGAGCAGCTGATGACTTCAGCTTGCTGCAAACACTACACAGCCTATGATTTGGATAATTGGAAAAGGCATAGTCGCTACACCTACAATGCTGTG GTAACAGCTCAGGACATGGAAGATACTTATCAGCCTCCTTTCAAAAGCTGCGTCCAAGAAGGTCGAGTCACTTGTGTCATGTGCTCATACAATCGCGTCAACGGAGTACCCACCTGTGCTGATTTCAATCTTCTGACCCTGCAAGCCAGGAACTCGTGGGGCCTCGACGG ATACATTGCTTCGGACTGTGGTGCAGTTGACCTCATTTCTGGTGCTATTCACTACGCCAAATCGCCTGAAGAGGCAGTTGCTGATGTTCTCAAATCTG GAATGGATCTAGATTGCAGTGACTTTGTGCAGAAACATGCTGGATCTGCTGTCCAACAGGGAATTCTATCCCAAGGCGACGTAGACAGAGCCCtattcaacatcctctccttgaGAATAAGACTTGGACATTTCAATGGAAATCCACTACAGCTGCCTGCCGGGAACATCCCTCCTAGCCAAGTGTGCTCAAAGGAACACCATGACTTGGCTCTCGAAGCAGCCAAAGCCGGCATCGTTCTCTTAAAGAACGCAGCCAATTTGCTTCCCCTGGCGAGATCCAAGGTTACATCTCTTGGTGTGATTGGCCCAAGCGCTAACAACGGGTACCTACTTGTAGGCAATTACAACGGGCCTCCTTGCACAGGTAGCACTCCACTTGGGGAACTGCGGAACTACGTCAACGATACCCGATTCGTACAAGGGTGTAACAAGGTCGCTTGCGATACTGCTACGATCAATGAAGTTATCCTGTTGGCGAGATCAGTGGACCAAGTCGTCCTGTTCATGGGGTTGGATCAAGATCATGAGAGAGAGGGTCTTGACAGGATCGATCTGGTTCTCCCAGGATTGCAGCGGAGTGTCATAACCAAGGCTGCAAAATACGCAAAAAGGCCCGTCATCCTGGTGCTGCTCACTGGTGGTCCGGTGGACATTACGTTCGCCAAGAACGACCCCAGAATAGGAGCAATCTTGTGGGCAGGTTACCCTGGTGAAGCAGGTGCATTAGCGATCGCACAGGTCCTCTTCGGAGAGCACAATCCAG GGGGAAAATTGCCTGTCACTTGGTACCCACAGGAGTTCACGAGTGTGCCGATGACTGACATGAGGATGAGGGCCGATCCCGCCACAGGCTATCCAGGACGCAGCTACAGATTCTACACCGGCAAGCCTGTCTATGAGTTTGGATATGGCATCAGCTTCACCAGTTATTCATATGAATTCGAAGCCGAAGCTGTAACTTCGATCTACCTGAACAGCTCACTAACTCCCCGGACTACAGCAAACTCACACATTCTCAGTTATGATATCGCAAGCTTGGGCTCCGACACATGCGGGAACCTAAAATTCTCTGCTACGGTCGGTGTCAAGAACCAGGGTTCCATGGCCGGAGAGCATCCGGTGCTACTCTTCTCTCGCTGGTCATCTTCGGAACATGGTAGGCCAATAAAGCAGCTGGTCGGTTTCCAGAGCGTGCACCTGGAGGCTGGAGAGAGCACCAAAGTGGTGTTTCCTCTCAGCCCCTGCGAGCACCTCAGCCGAGCCACAGATGATGGCACAAGGGTGTTGGACAAAGGATCTCACTACCTCGTCGTCGGGCAAAAGGAGCATGAAATCAGAATCATCTCCTGA
- the LOC135606914 gene encoding uncharacterized protein LOC135606914, whose amino-acid sequence MGSIDSITNGSEKQALSEEQRTKINEVRASLGPLPDKLVCYSSDASIARYLTARNWNVTKATKMLKETLKWRLEYKPEEIRWDEIAHEAETGKIYRSSYSDKFGRSILVMRPGYENTKSTKGKIRYLVYCMENAILNLPPDQEQMVWLIDFKGFNLSNISIRTAKETADVLQNHYPERLGLAILYNPPKFFEPFWTVAKHLLEPKTCRKVKFVYSDDDNTKKIMEEFFDMDELDCGFGGNNQVGFNISDYAARMKEDDKRMHFIWSQENASSSSVQHETIMTNVSGNSGSDCDKSENGTPGR is encoded by the exons ATGGGTTCGATTGACTCTATCACAAATGGTTCTGAAAAACAAGCACTTTCTGAAGAGCAAAGGACTAAG ATAAATGAGGTAAGAGCATCATTAGGACCATTGCCAGACAAGTTAGTTTGTTATTCTTCTGATGCATCAATTGCAAGATATTTGACAGCAAGAAACTGGAATGTGACAAAGGCAACTAAAATGCTAAAAGAAACTTTGAAGTGGCGTCTTGAGTACAAGCCAGAAGAAATTCGCTGG GATGAAATAGCTCATGAAGCTGAGACTGGAAAAATTTACAGATCAAGTTATTCGGACAAGTTTGGAAGGAGCATTCTTGTCATGAGACCTGGATACGAG AACACAAAGTCAACAAAGGGAAAAATTAGGTACTTGGTGTATTGTATGGAGAATGCAATTCTCAATCTGCCACCTGATCAGGAACAGATGGTGTGGCTCATTGACTTTAAAGGATTCAACCTATCAAATATATCGATCAGGACAGCGAAAGAAACAGCAGATGTTTTGCAAAATCATTACCCAGAAAGATTGGGCTTAGCTATACTGTACAACCCACCCAAGTTCTTTGAACCTTTCTGGACG GTAGCTAAACACTTGCTGGAACCGAAGACATGCAGAAAAGTAAAATTTGTTTACTCCGATGATGACAACACCAAAAAGATCATGGAAGAGTTCTTCGATATGGATGAATTGGACTGCGGATTTGGAGGCAACAACCAAGTGGGTTTTAATATCAGCGATTATGCAGCAAGGATGAAAGAAGATGACAAGCGGATGCACTTCATTTGGAGCCAAGAAAATGCCTCATCATCCTCAGTTCAACATGAAACGATAATGACAAATGTTTCCGGCAACTCTGGATCAGATTGTGATAAATCAGAGAACGGAACTCCTGGCAGGTGA
- the LOC135606399 gene encoding probable beta-D-xylosidase 7, which translates to MHFIGRTIPNATSFPQVILTAASFNPDLWYRIGQAIAVEARAMYNAGQADGLTLWSPNVNIFRDPRWGRGQETPGEDPTTASKYAVSFVRGLQGDSPTGERSGQLMASACCKHLTAYDLDSWKGTVRYTFDARVTAQDMEDTFQPPFRSCVEQGRATCVMCSYNRVNGVPTCADYNLLTKQAKNLWGLDGYISSDCGSVDMIYGSSHYAKTPEEAVGYALKAGVDINCGKFMHQYAGSAIQKGNISESDIDRALFNAFSLRMKLGLFNGNPQKLPSGDIPPSQVCSTEHKNLALQAAQDGIVLLKNTGNTLPLARSNVTSLGVIGPNANFPPSLMGNYNGPPCVVITPLEALQSSIKNTRFEAGCNIVACNVTKIPEAVQLASSVDYVIMFMGLDQDQEQEGLDRTDLLLPGMQQTLISKVAEAAKKPIILVLLSGGPLDITFAKNDPRIGAILWAGYPGEAGGSAISSIIFGDHNPGGKLPVTWYPQDFTKVPMTDMRMRADPATGYPGRTYRFYNGKPVYQFGYGLSYSSHSYEFAAGTATSIYLNNSSSPQAQPNDPNTLSYDVASLGFNTCGELKISATVGVKNHGPMAGKHTVLLFSRWPSAEHGRPVKQLVGFQSVHLEAGESTKVEFSLSACEHLSRVMDDGRRVLDKGSHFLIVGDEEHEISIIS; encoded by the exons ATGCACTTCATTGGCCGTACCATTCCGAATGCTACCAGCTTCCCCCAAGTTATACTTACCGCAGCTTCCTTCAACCCCGACCTGTGGTATCGTATCGGACAG GCTATCGCGGTGGAGGCTCGAGCAATGTACAACGCGGGACAGGCAGATGGATTAACACTATGGTCGCCAAACGTGAATATATTCAGAGATCCCAGGTGGGGCAGAGGCCAGGAGACTCCCGGTGAGGATCCCACGACGGCAAGCAAGTATGCCGTCTCCTTTGTGAGAGGACTACAAGGCGATTCCCCCACAGGGGAAAGGTCGGGCCAGCTGATGGCTTCAGCTTGCTGCAAACACCTCACAGCTTATGATTTGGATAGCTGGAAAGGCACCGTTCGCTATACCTTCGATGCTCGG GTGACGGCTCAGGACATGGAAGATACTTTTCAGCCACCTTTCAGAAGCTGCGTCGAACAAGGTCGAGCCACTTGTGTCATGTGTTCCTACAATCGCGTCAATGGAGTACCCACCTGTGCTGATTACAATCTTCTGACCAAGCAAGCCAAAAACTTGTGGGGCCTTGATGG ATACATTTCTTCGGACTGTGGTTCGGTAGATATGATTTATGGTTCTTCGCACTACGCCAAAACGCCTGAAGAGGCAGTTGGTTATGCTCTTAAAGCTG GAGTGGATATAAATTGCGGTAAGTTTATGCATCAGTATGCAGGATCTGCTATCCAAAAGGGAAATATATCTGAAAGTGACATAGACAGAGCCCTATTCAATGCCTTCTCCTTGAGAATGAAGCTTGGACTTTTCAATGGAAATCCACAAAAGCTACCTTCAGGAGATATCCCACCCAGCCAAGTCTGCTCGACGGAGCACAAAAACTTGGCTCTCCAAGCAGCCCAAGACGGCATCGTTCTCTTAAAGAACACTGGCAATACCCTTCCTCTAGCGAGATCAAACGTTACATCTCTCGGTGTGATTGGCCCGAACGCCAACTTCCCTCCAAGCCTGATGGGTAACTATAATGGCCCTCCTTGCGTGGTTATCACCCCACTCGAGGCATTGCAGAGCTCCATCAAAAATACCCGATTCGAAGCAGGGTGTAACATCGTTGCTTGCAATGTCACTAAGATCCCCGAAGCTGTCCAATTGGCGAGTTCAGTGGACTATGTCATCATGTTCATGGGGTTGGATCAAGATCAGGAGCAAGAGGGCCTTGATAGGACGGATTTGCTTCTCCCAGGAATGCAGCAGACTCTGATATCCAAAGTTGCCGAAGCAGCAAAGAAGCCCATCATCCTGGTGCTGCTATCCGGCGGTCCGCTGGACATTACGTTCGCAAAGAACGACCCGAGAATAGGAGCTATCTTGTGGGCAGGTTATCCCGGTGAAGCAGGTGGATCAGCGATCTCAAGCATCATCTTTGGAGACCACAATCCAG GGGGGAAATTGCCTGTTACTTGGTATCCACAAGACTTCACAAAGGTGCCGATGACTGACATGAGGATGAGGGCCGACCCTGCCACGGGCTATCCGGGACgcacctacagattctacaacggCAAGCCCGTCTACCAATTTGGTTATGGCCTCAGCTACTCCAGTCATTCATATGAATTCGCAGCTGGAACTGCAACTTCGATCTACCTGAACAACTCGTCGTCTCCCCAGGCTCAACCGAATGATCCAAACACTCTCAGTTATGACGTCGCAAGCTTAGGCTTCAACACATGCGGAGAACTTAAAATCTCTGCTACGGTCGGTGTCAAGAACCATGGCCCCATGGCCGGCAAGCACACCGTGTTGCTCTTCTCTCGCTGGCCATCTGCAGAACATGGTAGGCCGGTGAAGCAGCTGGTGGGTTTCCAGAGCGTGCACTTGGAAGCAGGAGAGAGCACCAAAGTGGAGTTTTCTCTGAGCGCTTGCGAGCATCTCAGCCGAGTCATGGACGATGGCAGAAGGGTGTTGGACAAAGGATCCCACTTCTTAATTGTTGGAGATGAGGAGCATGAAATCAGCATCATCTCCTGA
- the LOC103977349 gene encoding probable beta-D-xylosidase 7, with amino-acid sequence MGTRGLIFSSALVLLLLAQPVSVVSASPPFACDPASPSTRNYGFCQTTLPIDKRVNDLISRLTLEEKIQQLDDETPAIPRLGVPKYYWWSEALHGVSSWGHGIHFDPLTIPGATSFPQVILTAASFDQYLWYRIGQAIAVEARALYNAGHADGLTFWSPNVNIFRDPRWGRGQETPGEDPTTASKYAVAFVRGLQGDSPTGERPGQLMASACCKHFTAYDLDRWNGTLRYTFDARVTAQDMEDTFQPPFRGCVQEGRGTCVMCSYNRVNGVPTCADHNLLTEQAKNAWGLDGYIASDCAAVDFIYGATHYAKTLEEAVSYALKAGVDINCGKAMSQHVGAAIKNGNISESDVDRALFNGFSLRMKLGLFNGDPQKLPSGDIPPSQVCSTEHKNLALEAAQAGIVLLKNIGNTLPLARSNVTSLGVIGPNSNAPPSLLGNYNGPPCEVITPLDALQRSVNNTRFAIGCNVPGNVSDIPEAVQLASSVDYVIMFMGLDQDQEREDLDRTDLVLPGTQQTLISKVAEAAKKPIILVLISGGPLDITFAKDDPRIGAILWAGFPGEAGGSAISSIIFGDHNPGGKLPVTWYPQEFTKVPMTDMRMRADPATGYPGRTYRFYNGKPVYQFGYGLSYSSHSYEFAAGTTTSIYLNNSLSPQAHPNDPNTLSYDIASLGFNTCGELKISATVGVKNHGPMAGRHPVLLFSRWPSTEHGRPVKQLVDFQSVHLEAGESTKVEFSLSACEHLSRVTDDGRRVLDKGSHFLIVGDEEHEISIIA; translated from the exons ATGGGAACTCGGGGTCTCATCTTTTCAAGCGCACTAGTGCTGCTGCTTCTTGCACAACCGGTCTCAGTCGTTTCAGCCTCTCCTCCCTTTGCATGCGATCCTGCAAGCCCATCGACGCGAAACTACGGATTCTGTCAGACGACGCTGCCCATCGACAAGAGGGTGAATGATCTCATTTCACGCTTGACCTTGGAGGAGAAGATACAACAACTGGATGATGAAACTCCTGCAATCCCCCGACTCGGCGTGCCGAAGTACTATTGGTGGTCGGAGGCATTGCACGGTGTGTCCTCCTGGGGACATGGTATCCACTTCGACCCCCTCACCATTCCAGGTGCTACCAGCTTCCCCCAAGTTATACTTACCGCAGCATCCTTCGACCAATACCTATGGTATCGTATCGGACAG GCTATCGCGGTGGAGGCTCGAGCACTGTACAACGCGGGACATGCTGATGGATTGACATTTTGGTCGCCAAACGTGAATATATTCAGAGATCCCAGGTGGGGCAGAGGCCAGGAGACTCCCGGTGAGGATCCCACGACGGCAAGCAAGTATGCCGTAGCCTTTGTGAGAGGACTACAGGGCGATTCCCCCACAGGGGAAAGGCCCGGCCAGCTGATGGCTTCAGCTTGCTGCAAACACTTCACAGCTTATGATTTGGATAGATGGAACGGCACCCTTCGCTATACCTTCGATGCTCGG GTGACGGCTCAGGACATGGAAGATACTTTTCAGCCGCCTTTCAGAGGCTGCGTCCAAGAAGGTCGAGGCACTTGTGTCATGTGTTCCTACAATCGCGTCAATGGAGTACCCACCTGTGCTGATCACAATCTTCTGACCGAGCAAGCCAAAAACGCGTGGGGTCTTGATGG GTACATTGCTTCGGACTGTGCTGCAGTTGATTTCATTTATGGTGCTACGCACTACGCCAAAACGCTCGAAGAGGCTGTTAGTTATGCTCTCAAAGCTG GAGTGGATATAAATTGCGGTAAGGCTATGAGTCAGCATGTAGGAGCTGCAATAAAAAACGGGAATATATCTGAAAGTGATGTAGACAGAGCCCTATTCAATGGCTTCTCCTTGAGAATGAAGCTTGGACTTTTCAATGGAGATCCACAAAAGCTACCTTCAGGGGATATCCCCCCTAGCCAAGTCTGTTCGACGGAGCACAAAAACTTGGCTCTCGAAGCAGCCCAAGCCGGCATCGTTCTCTTAAAGAACATTGGCAATACCCTTCCTCTAGCGAGATCAAACGTTACATCTCTTGGTGTGATTGGCCCAAACTCTAACGCCCCTCCGAGCCTTCTGGGTAACTACAATGGCCCTCCTTGCGAGGTTATCACCCCACTTGACGCATTGCAGAGGTCCGTCAACAACACCCGATTCGCAATAGGGTGTAACGTTCCTGGCAATGTCAGTGATATCCCCGAAGCTGTCCAATTGGCGAGCTCAGTGGACTATGTCATCATGTTCATGGGGTTGGATCAAGATCAGGAGAGAGAGGATCTTGATAGGACGGATTTGGTTCTCCCAGGAACGCAGCAGACTCTCATATCCAAAGTTGCCGAAGCAGCAAAGAAGCCCATCATCCTGGTGTTGATTTCCGGTGGTCCGCTGGACATTACGTTCGCAAAGGACGACCCGAGAATAGGAGCTATCTTGTGGGCAGGTTTTCCCGGTGAAGCAGGTGGATCAGCGATCTCAAGCATCATCTTTGGAGACCACAATCCAG GGGGGAAACTGCCTGTTACTTGGTATCCACAAGAGTTCACAAAGGTGCCGATGACCGACATGAGGATGAGGGCCGACCCTGCCACGGGCTATCCGGGACgcacctacagattctacaacggCAAGCCCGTCTACCAATTTGGTTATGGGCTCAGCTACTCCAGTCATTCATATGAATTCGCAGCTGGAACTACAACTTCGATCTACCTGAACAACTCGTTGTCTCCCCAGGCTCACCCGAATGATCCAAACACTCTCAGTTATGACATCGCAAGCTTAGGCTTCAACACATGCGGAGAACTTAAAATCTCTGCTACGGTCGGCGTCAAGAACCATGGTCCCATGGCCGGACGGCACCCTGTGTTGCTCTTCTCTCGCTGGCCATCTACAGAACATGGTAGGCCGGTGAAGCAGCTGGTGGATTTCCAGAGCGTGCACTTGGAGGCTGGAGAGAGCACCAAAGTGGAGTTTTCTCTGAGCGCTTGCGAGCATCTCAGCCGAGTCACGGACGATGGCAGAAGGGTGTTGGACAAAGGATCCCACTTCTTAATCGTTGGAGATGAGGAGCATGAAATCAGCATCATCGCCTGA